From Quercus robur chromosome 8, dhQueRobu3.1, whole genome shotgun sequence:
ATAATACCCCATAAATTGACCTACTGTTGACAATGTATCCTGTCTTCATCTGCCTAATGGCATGCTTGTTGCACTCTTCTCTGCCTTTGTACACATAGCcttgtaaaatttttagcaatggCTTATTACATGGAAGCAAAATCTTCAATGAATGACttctctaaaaagaaaaaaaaaaaaaaaacataatgtcTGTTTTATTGTCTAGGCTTCCTTTTGGGATGTGTCTGGTCCAAAGAGTTCTCATGATCTGCTCTATCTTGTTGAGCTGCTACATATGGTTTAATTGACATATACTTTGTTTTGGTAGAAGTTTTGATTTATACATAAGTGtcttcagcttttccttaaacTGTTCACGGAAGTAAAATCTGATTTGTTTCCTAAATCTGCAGATTTGCTACATGTTTTTTCCAATTTGTCTAGAAATTTCAACTTCATTGAGCATATGCAGATTACCGGGTGGAAATTGTAAGTAACCTATAAGTGTGCATGTCACCCTTTGGAAAGTCTTTCCCTTTTTCACTTTTATAATGGTATGATATTCACCTACTTTTATAGGAACCAAAGAGCAAAACCGATCATCATAGATCCGGGCCTTTACCTGTCGAAAAAATCTGATCTTGCTTTGACCACTCAACGAAGATCACTTCCCACGTCATTCACGTTGTTTACTGGTAAGCATGTCTATATTTACACTCAAatcttgtaaaaataaataaaggagaaaAAGTACTTCACAATTCCCCCGTTATCTTTAAAACCAACTAGTTTCTCCCTCTATGTTTGGAAAATGGGCAAATACCCCCAATCCTACTTTTTCAATTAAATCCAACGGaatcacaataattaaaaatgcaGTCCAAGGAAATGAAAATGCAATCCTCAACTTTTTATCTTCCTTGTGGTGTATGACTGGTAATTTCTTGAGGAGATTCCATTGGATTTAACTAAGAAAGTAATGGATCTGGGGTATTTGCTCATTTCTGGACATAGAATGGGAAATTGGTTGGTTTCAAAGATAAAGGGGGCAATTGTTAACTACTCCAAACATAAAGGGGGGGaaaaaattttccccaaaagaaaaaatgcacTTACATTAGTTCCTAGAGCACAACTGTGTTGAATGTTTATGTAATTCTTGTGTCATGGTCCCATCATTGACAGGTTTTACTTTGCTTTTGTAATTCAAACTTAATATGTGCCAACCAAAGCTAAAAATGCCAATTGGGATGccgttggtttttttttggggagtgagggggtgggggtggggagTGGTTTAGATTTTCTGACTAAAAGTAATATCTTTCTTTAACATGATTGTTTTGTGTCTGGATAGCAATGACGGTAATGTTGGCACATGGAGAACATGCTGAAGGCTCTTCTCTTTGATATGTGCCCAttcacttttcttcttttccttgtgGGCCTCTGGGTGAACTCTTCAATTGATGTCTCACCAGTTGTGCTTTGACTTGTAGATGTCAACGTGTCAAATTTAGTTCTTATCTTGAGAAATTTGTTAGTGGGCACTTAGTGGGGTAGTTATAACTTATTGTGCTACATTTATCTGTAATCTCAGCAGTTGGAAGCTGGTTAAAATAGGGCAACCCTCTTAATCATTGCTATGAGGAACTAACCTCATTAGTTGGTTCCCTAGGTATAGATTTCTTTCTAGCTAATTAAAAGCTTATTTGTTCTCCTAAATCTAATTTGCTTGCTGTTTAATTTTGGCATCTtggtctgatttttttttttttttttttttacaattttgatATGTGTTAATAACCTGCATCCAAATTGCCTTTAATTCTCTTATGCACAGGTTCAGCATGGGTAATGCTAACCCGATCGTTTGTTGAGTACTGTATATGGGGATGGGATAACCTCCCACGAACTATCCTTATGTATTACACAAATTTTGTCTCCTCCCCGGAAGGTTATTTTCACACTGTTATTTGCAATACTCCAGAATTCCGTAACACTGCAATTAGCCATGATCTCCACTACATTGCTTGGGACACTCCTCCAAAGCAGCATCCCCTCTCTTTGTCAATGAAGGACTTTGACAAAATGGTTAAAAGCAATGCCCCATTTGCACGAAAATTTGCTAAGGATGATCCTGTCTTAGACAAGATTGATAAAGAGCTTCTAGGCCGCACAAATCGTTTTGCACCTGGGGCATGGTGTATTGGGAGCTCTGATGGTGGGGCTGACCCATGCTCTTTGCGTGGTAATGATACAGTGTTTAGGCCAGGTCCTGGTGCTGAGAGGTTCCAGGAACTGCTTCAGACTCTGTTATCTGAAGATTTTCGGAAAAAACAGTGTTCATGACAAAGGTAAGAATTGGATACCCCCAAGTGTACattaacatataatatataCGGCTGATGTAAAGTCGcagaattttgattttaatattaattgaaCATTCAAGCTATAAACAATATTCACTTTACTGCATAGTCTGGAATTGCCTCGACTTTCCAAGTTTTGTCTATCCAGTCTTTAGATTGAACTTTCctcatttttccattataaGTGGTCAAGCAGTATGTTTTTAAACCTGAGAGATTTCCTCAAATAAGTTTCTCAGCCAAGTTTCTCAGTCCATTTTGCCCAGCTGAGACTAGGTGGATatgatggttttttttataaggatAATGTTCATCACTATTTTATCTAGTTGCACTAAAACCCGTTTAACATTCCATCCAAATGAATTATCACCTAGTAAATTGTGGGGAATAAAAAATCCCTAGCATTgttgccttttattttataacatctCCTCTTTTTCATTATACTTGGTaccaacaaaaaatgaaaaagaaaaaagaaaaaaaaagggaaatatgTGATGCACAAAAGGGTGTGAtcagttttagttttagttgtTCCTGCTTAGCTGTTTTAATGTTACCTcgtcttaccaaaaaaaaaaaaaagttttagttttagttcaAGGGTGTAAGTGCAACTAAACGAAAGTTGAAATGGCGTCAATGCATTTTATACATTTAATCTTTAGTGGTGTCTTTGATTAGTCTCTTTAGAGATTAggttcatatatttttctataaTCATCTATGGTGAAAATCAGTAAAATATCCTTTCATCCAACCCTTCGGTTGCTAGTGTCTCAACCCGGTTTTGGACCTAGTCTGCAACAATTTGATTCGGCTCCAAGAGCATGCGAACTATCTTGGTTGAATCTCCACACCATGAACCAAGCCCAGTGTTTGCACTTAAGGAGCCTACCTTGAGTGCTCACAATGAAAGCAATTCCCTGAGCAGCTGAGGCATCTGTAGACAAGATGGGTACGTCGTTCAATGAAACTCATGGATGTGTTCCAATCATTTAGATGCCTCTTCCTCGAGAAACCGCAGTTGGTTGCCTATATAGTTAGGCTAGTAATATCCAAGATTGAGCCTAATGGTTAGTGTTTAGAGCCTTGCCTCTTGCCTGGGTTGCAGCTTACAGATATACTGTCACTGCAATGTATCAGTTTCAGTAAGAGGAAAAATTATTTAGAATGAATGAATATAAAGGTTATCGTTGGAATATTTGTTCACCATATTTCAAGAATGCCCGCATTTTCCATGCTCTAGcttgaaaagaaatgaaaggcaCTGTAGAAGGTTTGGACCAGCCTTGGAAACTGTTGCAAGAGGCTATAAATGGTACTCCTTGACTTGTGATATCATGCACTCATATGGCGGGAAATTCTTAGGTAATGACTGCAAGGTCAGCACCCAGTCATTCAAAAAAGAACACATCGTCAAAATGTAATAGGTAAGCAATGGGCTAACGCATCCACAAAACAAAGAAGTCAGGCTTAATGCTGTTTCTTCAATCCTTCTGCCCGTCAAAATTttgatcaaaattcaaatccatctTTTTGTGGTCAACTGAAAATTTTCagtaaattcaaattctttatcACCTGCTACGTGTAAATCAtgaggaaaaatatttttccttagtTTTACTTTCCTCTTTCTCTAGTTGACGAAGCAAACTGATTGAGAAGTTTAAACTTTCAACTGTTTCATGGGATTTGTGAATCTTCGTCTTCTTCCTTTCTTAAACCTGTAAGTGATTTTTTTCCCAAGGCATCCCAacttttacatttgtttttcaTCATCTTCTATACAGTCCATCTCTAGACTCTAGAGTCATTCATAGATGACTATAGAAAGGTCAATTGAAGcatttacaagttttttttttttttcaactatctctatttgtcttctctattctcagttttttttttttttttttgttccaccTGACTTGTgtaattatgtatttaatgaatTTGATGTTGATACTTCACTGAATCTATGTAAAATTATATAGGGAAGATCAATTCGATAGGCTTAGTCACTAATTCAGATTGATCTCTTGAAATTCCCAGATTTTTTTGGCCCAATGAAATTTTCTGCCACGGGTgttcttgatgatttttttttctttgattcctttGATACCCATGTTAATCTCTTTGATGATTATGGTTAGTCTTTGATGGAATGATGTATCTTGAACGATTTTTGTATTGGGTATTTAGGAATTTATGTCCAATTGATTTTACAACTTGTGTTCATTGGGCCAATTGATTTTACAACATGAAGAACACccatggaaaaaaatttctttgggCCGAAAAAAAATCTGGGAATTTTAAGAGATCAATATGATTCAATGACTAAGCCTATCAATTTGATCTTCCATTTATAATTTTACATAGATTCAGTCAAGTATCAAcataaaattcatgaaatacATAATTATACAAGTCaagtggaaaaaaaatcctaagaataGAGAGACAAATAgagattataataataaataaataaattgtattaCCACAGCCAAAAAAACCCGTATCTCCAGTCCATagccaggaaaaaaaaaatgctttcttCAATCAACCTTTCTAGAGTCATCTATGGATGAGAGTCTAGAGATGGACTACGTagaatatgattaaaaaaaaatgtaaaagtagTGATATCGTGGGGAAAAAATCACCTATAGGTttaggaaaggaagaaaataaagattcaCAAAGTCCATGGAATGGTTGGAAGTTTAAGCTTCTTAATTAGTTCGTTTCAACAACtagaaaaagaggaaagaaaagcaAAGAGAAAAATGAGCAAGCTGACCTTGTTGTCCCAAACTACCTAAGAATTTCCTACATATTACACCAAGGTGTATTGGACCCTATTAGAAGCTTGATCCTCAAAATTGTTCACGATGACAGTTTTTGGGTCAAGCCTTGAGGCCCATTCAATTGCACTTAGGGTAGAATGGTtatgtgattaaaaaattaagagcTTGCTACATTGTAGCAAGGATTGGTCTATGGTTTTCTTCTTGACCTGTGGGAAGGGGAGATAACCCTTTTTTTAGGTAAAAGATAGAATATTAGAAAAtgccaaggttttttttttttttttttttaggggtagAAAATGCCAGTTGAATTATAAGTTTTGTAGAGGAGAAACATTCAATTGATGCAATTTAATTCaggaaataaaaatatgttaacCAAACTCATCCTATTACCATGGTGAATCCAGAATCTGTGTTTGATAAAAATGAGAgtaatttgattattttcaCTCTCCTTTGCATCATATTAGTTATTTTTCATCATCTTTTTGACATGATAGATCATATTTATTTAGCAAAAGATATTACCACACCCAAAAAGGATTGTTGTCACACCTCTCTTATAGATCATTCACAATGTGCTCTACATAGTTCTAGCAAAAATTTTATCAGAAAACCCattttctattttacctacctacttttttttataaaccctATAACACACTCTAATTTTTCTCTATtctattaacatttttttttttaattaccaaaCAATCATATTTCGTCTAAATCTGAAATGTTCTTCACCATTCCATCCAAACCCCACACATGCGGCAATCCCATCTCCAAAATTCTACAATTTCACAAAGCTTCAATCACTGTCACCTGCACAAACCCACTCTATCCTTCCCCTGCACAATCCCATACGACTTCAATCACGGTCACCTACACCCAATGAATATTCTTATTCTTagaaagttatatttttataatatttcaatggctataataaataaaaagtaaaatatatgcATATCCCTTTAGctttgattattttctaataacaccctattcattttattattgtttcagTGAGAATAATGGGAGTTGGGATTGCTTTAATCAAAGTTTGAGTGGCATTATCACTTGACATATAGTATCTTAATAGAATTATTATGATTTCATTAATTTTAGTGTTGTCtataaatatacacacacaaacaataatttaaacatttataaaattttgagggGTTGAAGCCACTCTTTAGTATTTGGGCCAAGTTGGGTCGGTTGGATGGGTCCGGTTTAATGGGTGTACAGTCACCAACCCCAAAAGTGGGGCATATTGGATTTGCTTTATAATGAGTCAATGCGTCACTACCGCGTGTCCAAGGCATAGCAAGCATGTAGCCATTAGTTGTGGTCCATTTGTCCAATATAGTGGATGAAAGTGATAGCAAGATCAGTCATGGACTATCACAGCTGCATACTACAGGTTTTGGGAATATTACAGTAAAGGCTAACTTGTTGAGGAAGCATTATTGAGTGTAGTACAAACAAGCACACTGGTCAAAGAAGCACCAAATGCATGTGATCTTATTTTGTCAAGACTCTATCTTGTCCTTCTCTAATGGGAAGGCAACACCTTATGTATTAGGAAAGTGACATGTGCTCATTTCCACCATTATTAAAGAAGACACTTTTTGACACTAGGGTGGAAGCTCTTTTCCCACCTCTTCTATCTCTTTTTCTCCATTGTaaccattttcaaaaaatagtgGAATATTCGACTGGCTTGTGTCAATGATTTTCTCCCTCTCCCAACCTAGAGGGttttcatgttaaaaaaaaCTGTATATTTTTCTCACAACTTTActgttcttcattttcttacaaacacaaagacacaatttttgacaaaaaaatgaTGTCTAAATGTAATGTTAAGGTTTTAGAAATCTTTACAAGATAATCTCCAAAATCTAAAACTTGCACGTACAATGAGCTATGGCACTCTTTATGTCTTGGAAGGTAACAAGCAATGTCAGAGTCACAAGTTAGTGAAAGTTTATCAAACAAATTCATCCAATAGTCTACTGGTAGCTACAATTTGTTGCAGTGCAACAGCTAAAGAGTGCTCACCTCAAAGACTAGCTAGAGCCAATATTTGCTGTCAAAGACTTTGCCACCTCAGTGATTTGCTATGTTAAAACTGGGTGTACTAGTGTTACTTGGTCGAAAATAATCATCCATAGCCGTCTCacctttaaaatttttgaaggaATTGTTTAGGGGGACGCAAtattataagctaaaatcttcTCTATTCTAAAGAGTAAACCCTTAAAATatagttttacaatttttctatttagagaattttttgttgttgttgttgctgctgctgctgcttaTGAATAGTGGCTCTCTTTGTTTGAAAAGTCATTGTTCATTAGCAAAagggttttatatatatatatatatatatatatacaaaaaaaagagtgaaaaagtgAATTTGAAAGAATGAGTAAAAGAATATTTAGGAAAGGATAAAGATAATATTCAAatagaatagaaaaagaatagaaactTAGAAAGTCTCTAACTTGGTCTATATAGACACATAAAAATTCACACCTAACTAACGTGATATATTGTTAAGAAAAATTCTGAGATCACATAAAATGGTACAATTTATGTCATAACTGTCCATGTGACAGTATGTGAATAGTGGAAAAAAAAGTGATAGGTCTATGTAAAAGTAATAAGAAGCTAGTCACAATCTAGCACATAAGATAGATGTGGCAAAAGTTATGCAATTTATGTAGTACTAAAACTCCTCAATTATtaatggtaaataaaaaagttaagttAATGGAATGTTCAAATAAAAACCAGTAAAAACTTATCAACtaaatactataaaaaaaaaaaataaaaaaaaaaattgtaaagttttGATATATACACGCGAGAAAATGGTTACACTGCTGGAgatgcttaaaagaaaattttctttcactCTTCTCTATGCCCTTTATGTCTAGCAACCGTCTTGTGCCTTGAACAATGGTAGGCCATTAAATAAGATGGTTGACTGAAACTTTAATGCTTAAGAAAAGCATACAGCTCCGTGCTTATTGtcaattgtttctttttttcttttcttttttttaagatgaaacTTCTTAAGTAAAATCTTCATAATTCTTCAGGCTGGTGCAATGACAATAAACATCAAATTGACCAAATTCTTATAATTCTTATAAACTCATGATATGAGAACCTCATATAATAGAATAAtaggctttttatttatttttttttctcatttaagtttttagaactctttaaaaaaaaaaaaaaatcttttttttagcTGGTGTGTAGTTCAAAAAGaggaacaaattttttttctttggtttcctttGTGCATTCATTCCAATAAATATTTACGTCGACAACTTgacattcataaaaaataatttaaaaaagggCATTATAGTAAAAGAAAGTGACAACATTGCAGAGCACAAATAAAAAGGCCATAGCTTCCAGAATCAGCGCCTAGACACGGTtcccatgcttccttagcattGTTAACTCCGCTCCGctcgtgagagagagagagagagagagagtagttgCATGGCTCTTTTTACATGACAAGCAACCAAAGAACTCTATtctaatctaatatatataaaactctttgtagaaaatagagagagagagacccatCTCCTTCTTTCTCATTCGTTCTTGCTTAATTTCCCTTTTGTTCTGTTCTGATCTCTTTCAAGGCAATGGGTGGATCTTATCACAAGGGGAATAGCAACAGTAATGGTGGTGGGCATAGCCATAGAGATCATAGTCATAGAGGGAAGCCATACGGGTTGATGTTTCTGCTGGCATTTGGGGCTGCATTGCTTGGGGTCATGGTCCTTCATAAACTCAGAGAGAGGCGCATCTTCAACCTTCTTGTTCATGAGAAGGACCAAGAACTCATTTCTTTTCAGCTCCTCTTGCAGGtcaatccctctctctctcatgcaatTTGCTTTTGACTTGTAATTTTCCTTGCACGCCACGTATGAAGCACCAtgcattcttttatttatttactcatTTCTTTAGATAGAAAACATTAAAAGCCATTTTAAAATGGTAAACGACAAAATATTGGTAGGTAGAACTgcattaatttttagtttttcaattaaattcaaattcaaccaTAAATTTGGATCGACAAATGCAGTATAAACGAGATTATTTTGTTTCAAGGAAATTCAATTCGCAACCAgaatttaattcaaaatttttaacattttttttagattattaaggtcccgtttggtacatgtttaaacacatattttcagtttttaaacaatattacacttatttttatacattttttcactcatacatattttcaaaaaatctgaaaattgttgtttaatcGCATATACTAAACGGAccctaagtattttaacacacacaaagagagggaagaaatttttaaaaaaacttacaataATATATATCCAAAATAGTCTAACTCTTAAATACACAGATTTTAAGCCTCttttaactcacactcatttttcaacgtattcagtttttaaacaatattacacttatttttatacattttttcactcatacatattttcaaaaaaactgaaaattgttgtttaatcGCATATACTAAACGGGccctaagtattttaacacacacaaaGAGAgggaagaaaattaaaaaaaaaacttacaataaTATATATCCAAAATAGTCTAACTCTTAAATACACAGATTTTAAGCCTCttttaactcacactcatttttcaACGTAGGATTAACCCCCTATTGTTACCAATTGGTTTAGCCcttctatagtttttttttttttggcataaagCCCTTCTATGGTTATCTTCTATAGTTCTATGGTGTTTTAATATTAATTGGTCCAAACAGCTTAAGGAaacatgatatttttatttaaaaaaattattaaaagtcAGAAATATATTATTGCTAAAAAAGATTACATTACGATTTCAGATGCAGACTGCCTAAAAAGACAGGCAATTCCACCGTCCAATAACATTTGTTTTTACTGAATAcaaattgaaaacaattgaGAGAAGCCATAGTATTGTCACTTTGTGATGAGCAACACTAGCGAAAACCTGGAAGAATTGAAAGCACTGGCTAAACTAAATGACCATAACTTGGTAAAGAATATAAAGCTGAAGTTGTAGGAGATTGATAAAAATGGTCTGAGCCTCACATGTTTCAAATATAACCTCAAATACTCCTAATTCCAGTGAAAATTGGACCATAGTAAAGGTATCCATGACTATGAGACTAGAAGCCACACATATGTGTGGTTCAATTAGCTCGTTGAAATCCTTAGCACAAAGAATTTGGATGTTGTTGTCTGATTCATATTTTCTCAAAGCATATTTCTAGCTATCAATTCTGAATTCTCATTTCAATGAGACCACGAACTGAACGAGAGTTCCCAAGCCTTCAGTAGCTCCAACACAAAATGCTCTCATTCAGGTTGTGGAGGCTGCAAAGCAGCCACAACCATGGAGATCACAACTGTAGAATAAACTTGGGCACTCTTACAGCATTTCAGATCACACTAGAATTAGGTAGCCAAATCTTCTGAGTATTCCTTACTTGAATGTATTTTGATGCTGGAATTAACAAATAGTGCAACTAAAATGTATGTTGTAATTTGGCACAGGATTTTAGCCCAGTTTAAAGTATATTCAACTATATTGATCTAATATGAgcaaatcacaattttttacttttattacaaaattaaaGGGTCTAGTTTAATCATGCAGAAAATTGTAGATCTAAAAGCACGCAATAGCCAATAGTTATGTTATGTTTGCTCTATAAAAGAAGATGTAAAGAGTCTAAATACACATCATGATCATGCTTAATTAGTCAATCTAGAAGTTTATCTTTATTAATCATATATTGGCCTTTTGCCTGCACATCATTTTCCTGTTTTTACCACACTTTTAGTCGTAAGGTATCAGTTCAAAAATTGTGATGATTTTTTTAGCACATTCCCATTTTGGTGTACATGCACTCaccttaaaattgaaaaaactaacCATTAAATTATTTGTTAGCATTGAAGAAATAAAATGTTGAATATTTAGCTGTTCTCAACACTACTacaatttcttcaatcataCAGAAGGAAAAAGACTACTccaaagaaatgaaaaggaaGAATGAAGAGATGAAAGCAAAGATATACTCCCTTAGAAACCAAAAAGATGGAGCTTGACAGAAGGATTCTAGAGAAGCAGTCTACTATTGATTCACTAAAAGATGAAAAGAGAACCATGGAGTCTGCACTCGAGGAGAAGCAGAATGAGTTCAAAATgttaagagagaaagagattgatCCAGGAAAAGAAAATCCTCAATTGATAACTCTAATTGAAAGCTTGAAGCAGAAGGAGGCCGAAATTGAGGATTTGAAACAACGTCTTGAGTACCCAGTTAAGGTTTGGTCAGTAAGTACTGATGACCCTTCAAGCCCACCTGTGAATTTAACTGTGAATGGAAGTGTGGCAGGACAAGATCAAAATGAGGTCATTATGAGTAATAAAGAGGGTGAGCAACTACAAGAATCCAGTATTCACATGCACGATGAAAATTCAACAAGTGAAGATGGAAATAAACTTAAATCAAACAATTTTAGAGAGGCTGGGAATATAGTAAGAGTCGAAGAAGGAACTGAAAATAAAGCAGAAGATACTACGAGGGAGATGATGAGAGAACAGATGCAAAAACTAGAAAATTCGCAAGATGTAGGTCTTAAAAATGGAAGCTATGTTATTGAGAAGCCTATTGAAGAGATTCaaggaaataaaaatgaagattCTCACAATGGGggtgattttggcattggcAAAAGAGATGACTGGATGAAAGTAATGGGAAAACTTGAAAATTCTCAAGAACATGACCATCAGGAACTTGATGAGATTCATAAGGATGAGAGAAAATTAGAAGAACCAGAGAATTCTAGCATTGGTAGAATTTCTAGAATGAGAGGGAAACATGGCCATGCTAGTAAAACAAAGGGAAAGAAATGGAGAATGCTTGTCAAGAATAGGTGGTTGGAGAACAATGGGAATTCGATAAATGATAAAGCAGTGAGAATGAAaagtagaaaattttttatagggGATCAAGATGGATCGAAGGGAAGAGCTACTGAGAACAAGGATAAAATGgaaagagagggaggagagatGGGTGTTAATGACCCAATGGAAGTAAGAAAAGCTGCTGATTCTTCAGATGAAAAAGATCTGAATAGCAATCTTGTTTATGCTGATACAAATCATCAAGAGGTAAATGGACAAGAAATGTTGGAAAATCCCcataattttccaaaagaagTTCAGCTTCTGAAAAATGGAACTTACAATGGTGATGTGAGCAACATTATATTGGATGATAGAAAGCAGAAACTAGACAAAGTGAGAGAGTCATCAGAAGAGCATGAAGCCAGTGGCATTCAACAAGACACAAGCAGCGGAAA
This genomic window contains:
- the LOC126695474 gene encoding beta-glucuronosyltransferase GlcAT14A-like is translated as MRKNINSHSARGFGDRKWILPFFATVTVSVMLSLTAIFGLYTSPYAGEQLPFDVISLARSEDSSGYFIEPDLKRSLETYEASKTEAPRLAYLISGTKGDSHRMMRTLQAVYHPRNQYILHLDLEAPPRERLDLTASVKSDPTFREVENVRVMSQSNLVTYKGPTMIACTLQAIAILLRESSEWDWFINLSASDYPLVTQDDLLHVFSNLSRNFNFIEHMQITGWKLNQRAKPIIIDPGLYLSKKSDLALTTQRRSLPTSFTLFTGSAWVMLTRSFVEYCIWGWDNLPRTILMYYTNFVSSPEGYFHTVICNTPEFRNTAISHDLHYIAWDTPPKQHPLSLSMKDFDKMVKSNAPFARKFAKDDPVLDKIDKELLGRTNRFAPGAWCIGSSDGGADPCSLRGNDTVFRPGPGAERFQELLQTLLSEDFRKKQCS